In a single window of the Olivibacter sp. SDN3 genome:
- a CDS encoding alkaline phosphatase family protein — protein MHIKKSLLLPLMLFSTAILYAQEQRKVVYIIADGISADVIEQAQTPNLREISTQGSYLRVYQGGEAGAYNESPTISAVGYNNILTGVWYNKHNVPDNNIEAPNYHYPSIFRVLKDAYPEKTIGIFSSWQDNRTKLIGEGLPATGNIQMDYAFDGLELDTLRYPHDKERQFMSVIDQAVSENAAKTIQEEGPDLSWVYLEFTDDMGHMHGDSPAYSAAVEKMDAQVGLIWQAIKKRAADTGEDWMIMITTDHGRDEKTGKGHGGQTFRQRSAWLVCNKVLENPYSRYGKPSVVDLYPTIANFLNIEIPKESLWELDGVTLMDDIAIAHPQAYYFQEQLDISWTALDDNGEVNIWISTTNNKKTGGSDHYQHIGAFPLRDKHAVIPVKDYPSDFYKVVLETEKNTVNRWIVNDSH, from the coding sequence ATGCACATTAAGAAAAGTTTATTATTGCCTTTAATGCTGTTCAGTACAGCGATATTATATGCACAAGAGCAGCGTAAAGTAGTTTATATCATTGCCGATGGCATTTCAGCCGACGTTATTGAACAGGCGCAAACGCCCAACCTCAGGGAAATCAGTACTCAGGGCAGTTATCTCCGCGTCTATCAAGGTGGAGAGGCAGGTGCTTATAACGAATCGCCTACCATATCGGCCGTTGGTTACAATAACATATTAACCGGTGTTTGGTACAACAAACACAATGTTCCGGACAATAACATTGAGGCTCCGAATTATCATTATCCCTCTATCTTCCGTGTGCTGAAAGATGCCTATCCCGAGAAAACCATTGGTATCTTCTCGAGCTGGCAGGATAATCGAACAAAACTTATCGGCGAAGGGCTTCCAGCGACCGGTAATATTCAGATGGACTATGCTTTTGACGGACTAGAGTTGGATACGCTGCGTTATCCGCACGACAAAGAACGCCAATTTATGTCGGTTATCGACCAAGCTGTTAGCGAAAATGCGGCAAAAACCATTCAGGAAGAAGGGCCTGACCTTTCTTGGGTATACTTAGAATTTACCGATGATATGGGCCATATGCATGGTGATAGCCCTGCTTATAGCGCCGCTGTGGAAAAAATGGATGCACAGGTCGGCTTAATCTGGCAAGCCATCAAAAAACGGGCGGCGGATACCGGGGAGGACTGGATGATTATGATCACTACAGACCATGGCCGGGACGAAAAGACCGGCAAAGGTCATGGCGGACAAACTTTTCGGCAGCGATCTGCCTGGCTGGTCTGCAACAAAGTATTGGAAAATCCATATAGCCGCTATGGTAAGCCATCGGTAGTGGACCTCTACCCCACCATCGCCAACTTTCTAAACATCGAGATCCCAAAAGAGAGCTTATGGGAACTTGATGGTGTTACTTTGATGGATGACATAGCCATAGCTCATCCCCAGGCATATTATTTCCAAGAGCAGTTAGACATCAGCTGGACGGCACTGGATGATAACGGAGAAGTAAATATTTGGATAAGCACAACGAACAACAAGAAAACGGGCGGTTCAGACCACTACCAACACATAGGCGCCTTCCCATTACGGGATAAGCATGCCGTGATCCCGGTGAAAGACTACCCTTCAGATTTTTACAAAGTGGTTCTGGAAACCGAAAAAAACACCGTTAACCGATGGATTGTTAATGATAGTCATTAA
- a CDS encoding helix-turn-helix transcriptional regulator, with amino-acid sequence MSNLLPVYDIKNLHLSKEGFLVSEFEPYLKRHQKLLQPHGHSFYHIGFFTQASGGHVIDFKKFDVLPNQIYFLTPGQFHQWDFKGKVEGYVLNFNQDFFQSFLHQADYLESFPFFEGDAKNSVINLPVAVSNSLAALFLEMLDLNDHLERKDTDHFRVVALKLFFTVGRFVAKKSGVKSATVHNSLIRDFKRLIEKDFKSTRLPKDYASALNITSNYLNAVCNKVLGQSAGELIRNRVILESKRLLVNNTLTISQIAYELNFTDNAYFSKFFRKYAGINPEDFRKSYY; translated from the coding sequence ATGAGTAATTTGCTTCCGGTTTATGATATCAAAAACCTACATCTCTCAAAAGAAGGTTTTTTGGTAAGTGAATTTGAACCTTATCTTAAAAGGCACCAGAAGTTGCTTCAACCCCATGGCCATTCATTTTATCATATAGGTTTCTTTACACAGGCATCGGGCGGTCATGTTATAGATTTTAAGAAATTTGACGTGTTGCCCAACCAGATTTATTTTTTAACACCCGGCCAATTTCATCAATGGGATTTCAAAGGGAAGGTTGAAGGCTATGTCCTTAATTTTAATCAGGATTTTTTCCAATCCTTTTTGCATCAAGCGGATTATCTGGAATCTTTCCCGTTTTTTGAAGGCGATGCCAAAAACTCCGTAATCAATCTACCTGTTGCTGTTAGCAATAGTTTAGCAGCATTATTCCTCGAAATGCTTGATCTGAATGATCATTTAGAGCGAAAAGATACGGATCATTTTAGAGTGGTTGCCCTCAAGCTGTTCTTTACCGTTGGCAGATTTGTTGCAAAGAAATCAGGAGTTAAATCTGCCACTGTACATAACAGCCTTATAAGAGACTTTAAACGTTTAATAGAAAAGGATTTCAAGTCTACACGCCTTCCAAAAGATTATGCGTCAGCCCTTAATATCACTTCAAATTACCTAAACGCCGTATGCAACAAGGTGCTCGGGCAATCTGCAGGAGAGCTTATCCGTAACCGCGTGATATTGGAGAGCAAGCGGCTATTAGTGAATAATACGCTTACAATAAGTCAGATCGCCTATGAATTAAACTTCACAGACAACGCTTACTTTTCTAAATTTTTCAGGAAGTATGCAGGTATAAATCCTGAAGATTTTAGAAAATCGTATTACTAA
- a CDS encoding dihydrofolate reductase family protein: MRKLIMWNIITLDGYFEGTKNWDLSFHNTVWGKELEKLSIDQLNSADYLVFGRITYEGMAAYWTKAEGEIAELMNNIPKLVFSKTLKSIDWKNSTLITENASAKISKLKAQVGGDIYVFGSADLSGTFINDDLFDEYRIGVAPVILGSGRPLFGQRASPKNLSLVSTQQLSTGGVVLTYTK, from the coding sequence ATGAGAAAACTAATAATGTGGAACATCATTACGCTTGATGGTTATTTTGAAGGAACAAAAAACTGGGACTTATCTTTTCACAATACTGTTTGGGGGAAAGAACTCGAGAAACTTAGCATTGACCAATTAAATTCGGCAGACTATCTTGTTTTTGGACGAATAACTTATGAAGGGATGGCCGCTTACTGGACAAAAGCAGAGGGAGAAATAGCCGAGTTGATGAATAATATTCCCAAGCTTGTTTTCTCGAAAACATTGAAATCGATAGATTGGAAGAATTCAACGTTAATTACGGAAAATGCTTCCGCTAAAATTTCCAAACTAAAAGCCCAAGTTGGTGGAGATATTTATGTGTTTGGCAGTGCCGACCTTTCCGGGACATTTATCAACGACGATCTATTTGACGAATACCGCATTGGGGTAGCTCCGGTTATTTTGGGAAGTGGGCGACCGCTGTTCGGACAGAGAGCATCGCCTAAAAACTTATCTCTTGTTTCTACACAACAGCTTTCGACGGGTGGTGTTGTTTTAACATACACCAAATGA